The genome window TAGCTGACTGGCCCGCTTGGTCTTTCTTTTAGGTTTCAATCCTGTGTCTCCCGTTCCTGACTTTTGCTTGGTTGTAGGGACTTTGAGTGCTGCCTCTTCGTCCATTAGTTTGGTTTCCTCATTGGTTAGTAAAGACTCTGCCACGGCCTCGGCCGTTTCCTTGCCCATCTCGTTATCGTCCTCTTCGCTCTCCAACTCCGGCCTACTGACACTCGCGTCCTCttgccccacctcctcccttccaccGTTCACATCAATCTCACCACTACCCGCTTCCCCTCCCGGGGCTTCATGTCCCGTCTATGGGGCATCACTAGGGCCTTCATCTGCCTGAGCTGGGCCGTCAAGCTGTTGGTCTTTGCTCCCCTGCGCTGGGCACGAACGCACTAGATGTCCCTCCCTTCCACATCCAAAACCTTTCATCCTTTCGGTGGTAGAAAAAAAATCACATAATCATAGCCTTCCATCTTAAATCTGAAGGCAATGTTTAGCTTTCCATAATCCATTGTTAGTATCATGTGAACTTTTCTTCTATGCGATACTGCGTGTCTCATTAACACAGACTTTCCACCCATGGATAGTTTCTTGATCGCCGAGACTAGCTGACCATGTCGGGATAGCTCCCGTTCTAAAACAGCGTCTCTAAGAAAAGGAGGCACATTGGAAAGCGTGACCCTTTTAGCTGGGTTTGTAAGGGGAACACTTGTGTTTGGGTGTCCTTCAGCACAATCCCCTGCTCTACTAGCATGTTTGCTTTGTGTACAGCATCAAGAAGCAGTACTATTGCGCTATTCATCCAGGAGGCGTTTTTTACACTCATGTACCCATGTAAAAAAGTTGGCTGCAGATTCCcgatctccccaccccccccaagcccccccgaAACCAAACCAGTGCTTGTGACGAACAGACCAGTGACACAGACCTGGTAAAGGGAATACAGTATGAAAAAACAGCAACACAAACCAAACAGCAGGGTATCCAGCCACACTCACAGCCACCCTCCAGACGCTCCGCACACTCACTCCCAGCATgcaacagcagacagacaggcagacagacagacagagagagagagagagagagagagagagaatgtgtgtaccGTCTCTCTTGCCCTGCAGCAGTCTGTACACGAGGCTGGTGAACCACGGGGCCTGTGTGTGGGGTCCCAGGGCAGCAAACCACATCTGCCAGTCCAGCCTGGGCTGGTGGGGAGCAACCACCGCAGGGGGGGCACTCATGTTCCCTGGCTTATACATGAACTCGATCTCCTGCAGGTGGATGTGGTTGCAGGGTTAACAGGTGTGCTACGTATCCACTGACCGCACACAATCCAATAAACCGAAGCCggaccatttaaaaaaaacaagcccATCCCTTGCTTCCCCCTCTACTCGTTCCACTCCGTACTCCCCAGTCTCTCACCGTCCACGTCACTCTGTCCATGCTTGCCTCGATGACCACCTCAGgtcgcccccccaccccggtcATCCTCCTGAACAGGCCGTAGGAGTTGACCAGCTGGTAGCGGTCCACCGCCTCGTACGCCCGGCGGACCCCCGGCCACAGGCTGGCGTTAGAGTCGTACTCCACGTAGGTGAAAGGCACCTGGAGGGAAACAGTCAACGCAAACACCTCACTCTTCGTCCTGTAGAATGTCAGAGGTGGATGCACCCGTTTGGCTCCGATCCCTAACGTATCACCCATGCAACATGTGTggacgaggggagggggactCGACCAGCCAGGTCACTCACCAGACTGACGGCGAAAAtggaggcagcagcagcagcaaacaCTATCCACTGTAGAGTCCCCCAGAATCTCTTCAGAAAGCcttgaacacacgcacacctgagaaaacacacacaaacaaccgtTGACAAGACTTTTTACACACCTTTGTAAGTTCCTTTGTGaggacacacacctgaacatggCAGTGACCGCCTCCCAGGTAAGAGAGAGGATGCCCAACCAGACACTGGGAATGGTGACAGTCTTCAGGAACTGGTTAAACTGGTGGTAGGTGAATGCTGCAAGATTGAAAAAGCAAAACAATCTCAGATTGGTActgtctagacacacacacatacacgcatatatacacacacctgtccttgaGCGGACACTCCCTTTGTCCCAGTCCAACTGCAGCTCAAAGCATATGACTGCTCCATAGAACATCAGAGACCACACTGCCAGCTCCACCATCAAACAGGCCCAAGAAAACACCTTGGAACCTGAATGGAAACAAGGAGGATGGACATTACACCCACACAAGAAAATACCTAAGTGtgcatagatgtgtgtgtatgaccatACCACAGCTGTTCGGTTTCTGTGACCTGCGTAGCCAGAAATGCACGTGTTGATCGTccaacagggacagacagagagccagagtCAGCAGGTTGAAGATGTTGTAGTTGCCAGACGTGATGATTAACACCTGCAGTAACACCTACACACCACAAGAGGGCACTCAAAGAAACGAAGAGACAAACGGTTTGGTTCCTCAAGTTATCTAATCACGTTTTACGATTGGAAATAACTAGTCAACTCACATGTACACAActaaccaccaccacccccaaccccaaacACACCTGCATGTAGAAGGCCCCAAGCCTGAGCCTTCGTAGAgggcacaggaagaggaagggtgCTGCGATCTCAATGACAAAGGTGCCAACCACGCTGAGCTTGTGCCACCACACAGGCAGCTGGTGGGCATACCAGGCCAGGGGTGTAGGGATACACTGGGTCTCATAGTGGTAGGTCAGGGCTAAACACACATATTACACTGGAGTCAAGCCAACAAACATACCAGGAGTTAAGAGTCTTggagcgcacgcacacacacacacacacacacacacacacacacacacacacctgtgaggcCCCACCAGGTGGGACAGCGGGAGGTAAGTTTGACCACTCCAGAGGCAAACATCAGTCTGAAGAGCAGCCAACGCACCAACCAGAACGTTACCGGGTCATGCTCCCTGACCCCTCTCGACCCCCGCACCAATGTCAAAGGGGCTACGAGGACGCACAGGAACCCTGTCTCCAGGAGCAGGTTGTCCCTGAATACCATCAGGGCAAGTAgggaaaaaaaataagaaaatattgAGAGAAGGTGGCCTAGGAAATAATAATTTGTGTTCATAGTGTGTGATGCTCCGAGGTTGTTTAGCAGTTGTGCTCTGAAGTTGCTTAGATGTCGTCATGACATGGCAAATATAGACTGACTGCTCACAGTAGTCAgactctgtcagacacacaccagatggAACCCGTTTGTTAATTAAACACACACTCGGGACGTCACTCACACCCTCCATCACACTCGGTTCGAGAACACTCACCACTGGAAGTAGAGAAAGACCTGGCCAACCTAAGACAGAGTGTTGGAGATTACAAATTCTGCCTGACATACAAAGCTGATAGATAGATGGACTATACCTGCTGTAACTCACCTGGTACAGAGACAGGTACAGCACCCACAAACAGAAATAGACTAGGCTGTCTCTCAGACTCTCCAGCAGTGTAGCAGCCAGGCTAAGGGCTGCCCCTACCAGGCAGAGCAGCTCCATGGCAGTGTGCGTGTCCAGGCCCAGCTTCGGCCCCAGCCATAACAGAGTAGGAGAGGACAGAATCTGGTCCAACAGAGGCTTGCCGCTGTATCTCAGCTGCCACCGTGCAGGCAACAGTCCCTCATTACCATAGAGACCTtccaacacacatacaagcattcACATCACAACGCTGGACTCAACTGGTACAATCTGAATGTGTGCATTTCTAttacaaaatgttttttgttgtttgttttttattgtgATTAATGCACATGGGTGAAGAGAATGCACATCCTGTTTTCTAAAATACTAAACTATTTCCCTAAAGAAAAGACAATGAACACAATTCTAGCCTAGCACTACAAACCTATGAATTCATTACACATATAAAACACACTAGCTGATAAGATACCCAGTAGTTACCAGAAAGTTTATATACAGAGAAACAGTACTCAGTGGTACTGTAGGACAACATTTTGCAACCGTTCTAACTCAAACCCAAGTTACAGGAAAGTAAGTCATCTCTCCAAACCAAGCACTAGCTAAACTGAACGAAAATGAAAACGCATGTTACAGTCAATTAGAATTTATTCACTAGGTCATATATTGTAAACTATAATCTTCATGCGGCATTTTGTGATTTCAGGTCGAGAAACAGCACTTTACATGTTGCGTTTATATATTTGTTCAGTTTAGCTTTTAGTTATATAAGGCacttagtgcaaacatttacAATTAAGTTTCATCTTTGCATCAGCAGTACAGAAAGTTCGAGGCATTTGCATTAAGCTAACTTTAGCTAGGAAGCTAGCTACATCGCCAGAAAGAGGATTCTCATCCAGGTAAAAGCGATCACGTTAGTAATCTCACCTGGTATCTGGAGGTAAAGGGAGACAAAAGCAAACATATAGATGACAGCCATACACCAGAGGAACATACGCCGCGGCAGCATGTTGTGTCCCATTAtctgtgtaggctactttgTGGATCAGCCACAGCTCTCAACCAACCCGATGGATCTTTGCAAGTATTTTTACAGCTGGACCCTCAGCAGCAGGCTACAAGGAAACTGCTTTCCGGTAGAGTGAACCAAAAtgtttcaaaataaaggtcacTACACTTATGGTgttaagtcaaatgtaattcCCCAAATTGGTAGTAAAATTTCAATAGCATGAACAGTTCACAATTAAAGCCAAGTCATATcaatcaaataaaaatactGCAGTGAAAATGTTTGCTTTCAATAAGTGAGGCTGAAAAAACTAGTTCTTCTGCCCCCTAAACATGGGGCGTTTTGAAAAATGTTGACATAGAAAGTTTCTCTTAAGACTTTTCGCCAGGCCCAGACTCTTATTTTCTGTACAGGCAGGGGGTGGGCTGTATTATTCTGAGAATGTGCTCACATTGATGAAAGAGTACATTTAATTGAACAGGTCTTTATTCCAATTATCAttgagagagggtacaatttctggggatgCAGAATtgtggtgtgcttgcgtcggttgcaggtgggtccgttttTATACAGACATTTTTACAATTGATATTTCTGTAGGGTGATATCAGGTAAAATGGGACACTTTTTGGTAAATCGTTTGGGATAATAATACAATACCATATATGCTTTTTCCATGTGTTTTTATGATTACTAATGACTGTTTTTGATCATTTTGTGTTGAAATTATGtaataaaatataattatttaGGCCCTACAGTtcttgaaacatcatctgtGCCAACTTTTTTTGCACGAGCAGTTTCAGGTAAAATTTTAATATGCTCCAataacgttcttctttgtaattctgtggaaatACACAGAACAGCGCGCAGcacattttggggcgtgacaaaggtacgtggctccaccttttttgtcTCTGGTCTAAAACCTTCCGTTTTATACGGTGGCCCTAAAGTgcaaaacacaacggcaaatagaaaaacacaacggcaaataggcaaaacacaacggcaaataggaaaacacaacggcaaataggaaaacacaacgacATTAACTTCTGACGGAAAAGGTAGGGTCTATCTAGCAGAAGACGGaccctcctgattggacagacggACTCTGTTAGTTTTTGTGGCGtaggaaataaaaaaagaatattGCGGTTTAAAACTAAACCAATTGGCACTACATTTATGTTCATAATATAACGTTAGGCTACTTTTAATCCAAAGCATGACTgatgaaaaagaaaatgtgtgtgtgtggggctagcTAACATCAAGGCCACGAATTTAGCCTTTCCAGGCCGTTAAAAAGCAGACGTAGGCCTATGTTATGTTCTCAATGTTATTACATTACTATGCCTAAGTTAAATGGAAAATATTTGATTTAAGATATGTGAACTCACCTCGGTGCACACTGCAGTTCAGCCCTAACGCAGTCCGCTCATAAAGTAGAACTGAGGATGGTTGCTCCCTCAATTCAAAAGAGgcggcaaaaaaaaaatatcttgCTCCCATCTCcgcaagttttttttcttcaactttTAACTTACATACCCAAGTTCAATCAACACATCTGGCAGTCAACCATTGAATTAATGCAGGTTTCATTTTCGAAAACTCATACAGTTGAGTCCAAAATCCAAAACTTGTCAGAGCTTTGAGTTGAAAAGAAGTGGTCTTAACTATGGGGCTcatgggcgtcgttagacccttttaactggggcacgtgccccagtataaatctgctgtgccccagtaaaatccaaagtttgagttttaactatttactttattagtcagtgcattaatttagattgataattccGGAAAAAAAatacgcagtatcccaatcaatgcttgtaaaagtgtttaaccgaaaacaaaccgaattccatgtcagcgcgctcttctgagcttgccaaatagccactgcagcacgcacacagaagactcggcacacaagtcagaataggtaagaaaacattacaaaactaaagatagtttctaaatgagatgcctgatcatcttattttgactgaaacataaaaacattattacatgaagctaaaaaaaacagtatttgggctcaaatgaatgcgaaaaaaTGTGTGCGCTCtcattgatgtccctgccaaagctgatatcaaacttgcgtccctgaactgttgtataatgggttaagcaaggggagtttagtagtgcattgtgcgcagcaagcttgaattTCCAACTCTACttggcctgtgccccagtagagttgtaTGTCTAACAACACCTCTGATGAGGCTGTAATGTTTTACAGTGATAGCACAGAATGCGCCATGTTTTTGCCATATGTTAGAAAAACATCGGAGATTCAAATGTCCAGCAGAGAGTCAGAATGTTGTCACAATGTAGCTATGATGTCACAAAGCAATGTGTCATATCTGTTGGTCATAATGAGTAAAATAACTTTAAAAGTCTATGTCAACACTGCAGTCACTTTTCTTTCCCAACAGAACAGAGAACATGAGCGGATTTCCAGAAAAGAAGCGGATGgataagaaaaagaaagaacggaCACCGGCGGTAAAAAGCGGGCCACAGATACTGGCAGAACAGAGATGGGCCCGGAAGATGCAGGCAGCACAGAAGGATGCTGAAACGAGGCTTATAATTAAAAGGTGGGTAGACCTGAAAAAGATCTTACAGAAGCCGCCTGAAAAGAGGCTGGCAGAGCtaagggaggcagagaaaaggCTGGCAGAAGACAGTCGGGACatgcagaggcaggagaggtggagagagtggaggcagaAGGAACGAGAGCTGtgggaggcagagcagagacagaaagagcaggAGCTCATCTCTAAGAAAAAACTTGAAATTCTGCAGGAGACCaagacacctcacacacaggtgcTTAAGTCTCCTACCATCTTGGAGGAATTGAAGATACTGGATGAACTGCTTGAGGAGGTAAGACTATATGCCAACATGTCATTTGTTTTTTACTTCAGAAAAGTGTCCTTTGTGTTGGGTATTACATTACAGTGCTAACAATTTTCTTGTCTCCAACACAGACAGCAGATATCAAACTGCCATCTATGTCCCCCGTCCATCAGCCAGTCTCcccaacccccacacccctcccactgGGTAAAGATGGAGCATACTTGGGCCTCACCACCACCAAACCCCTGGAAGCTCAGGCCAGGCACCCCCACGGGGTCAAGCATCCCACCTGCACACCTCTTCCTGAGGACACTCACATCTACACCCACCCCATGGCCAACCAGGAGGAAGGATTAGAGAGTGGACTGGCAAAGCTGCAAGTACAGGAGGCATCTGTTGAGGAGAGTTCCAACAGTGACATGTTGATGAAAATTGAGAATGAGATAAAGGCTGAGGAGGGTAAAgcaacaaagaaagagagggagttcaTAGAAAAGCAGAAGAAAGCAGAAAAGCTGGCGCAGGAGAAGATGGAAAAGAAACAGAGGAAGCAGCTGGAGCAGGCAGAAAAAAGAAACATGGAGATTCAAACTAAGCTGGAGAATGAGAGACGCAAAATGAAAGCTCTAGAAAGGAAAGAGATGCAAAGGTTAGCAGAAGAGCAAAGACAGGaaatgaagaagaaagaaaaggaagagaaaaaggcaGAAAAAGGACAATTGGAAATGGGGTCTTTGCCAAAATGTGGCTTCTTCGAGAAGATAAAGAGGGCCTTTCATTTCCACTGATAAGAGAGACTTTCCATCTACTGTAACACCAACCGCGACAAACATCAGGGACTGCCTTTCTACACCTTTGCTCAGTCATTTGGATCACTGGCACACTTACCAACTTTCAACAAGCACTCACTGTTAAAACAACAAAATCCTTAAGGAACCTTTGGAGGTTCTTCAATTTTGAACTGTGGAGGAACCTCTTATGGTGCTTTGAggaaccttcaagaaaaggttcTTAGAAGAACCCCTTCATTAGGTTACTTGAAGAACCTTTTGAAGCTCTGTGAAGAACCTTTATAGAAGTTGTgtagtagtagtaatagtattagtagtagtagtagtattagtagtagtagtagtagtgtagTTGTAGTAATAATAGGAGTAGTAGTActattagtagtagtagtagtaatagtaatagtaatagtattagtagtagtagtagtaacaataaaaacaataataaaagtgATGATATTATTCACCCAACAGTCATTATATACCAGGTTACTTTGCGTTGTCtagtcctaagaatttcagtgcagTCTAACCATGGTGGCCTGTGTACCTAACAATAAAAGACAAAAGACTTGAACAATGTTTACTTGGAATGCCCCCAAATTAAGACATTTTAGGTCAAAAAcattacatacagtacagataGACATAGAAAGTTTCTCTTAAGACTTTTCGCCAGCCCCAGACTCTTATTTTCTGTAGAGTCAGGGGGTGGGCTGTATTATTCTGAAAATGTGCTCACATTGATGAAAGAGTACATTTAATTGAACAGGTCTTTATTCCAATTATTAttgagagagggtacaatttctggggatgCAGAATTGTGGTGTGCTTGTAGGTTGCATGTGGATCAGTTTTTATacagacatttttacaactgatatttctgtagggTGATATCAGGTAAAATGGGACACTTTTTGGTAAATCGTTTGGGATAATAATACAATACCATATATGCTTTTTCCATGTGTTTTTATGATTACTAATGACTGTTTTTGATCATTTTGTGTTGAAATTATGtaataaaatataattatttaGGCCCTACAGTtcttgaaacatcatctgtGCCAACTTTTTTTGCACGAGCAGTTTCAGGTAAAATGGGCCAGCTGTTCAGGTAAAATGGGCCAGTGAAACTGCAAAGGGAAATAGTAATTTATCATAAGTTTTATGGTTAGTGATTGcaatcacagcccgtcgagtgtttggttccttaggaagactctgaaaagtgtcagcattccctgtacagcctggaacacttcATTTACCACCGTAATCCATTTTAATAGGCTACAataacgttcttctttgtaattctgtggaaatACACAGAACAGCGCGCAGcacattttggggcgtgacaaaggtacgtggctccaccttttttgtcTCTGGTCtaaaacctaccgttttacagctacatttttaaattgtgcaatcaatgacccctttaaccagccattagataggCTACACATAGGGTGAGTCCAGGTAATGGGACATCAGGTAAAGTGGGACATTTATGCATTTTGATGATTTAATATGTGCAAAACCGACATCCAATCACCAGAGCTGATCTGGACTCACAACACTTCTAGTCACTATGCAGTGGTTTTTATTTGTCTGACATCATCTGAGTATGCGTGATCTGGCTTGACAGGAGGTCCGTACAGAAAAAAACGCATCGAAAGTTCAGCGGCATATCCCACACATAGCCTAGTCTTGCCGACGTCGGCTTAAGATCGAAACGTTGTGTTCTATTCATAACGTCGGATAAGCATCTGCAAATGATCGGATTTCTTCTCATCTCTGTGCTCTATTTCAAACGTCGCAGATACGTCGGCTCATCGTGGGCTTATCACTGACTGCTTCAGGAAGAACGTATTATGCTCATGACATTCTATTTCTCAATGATTAAGGCTGGCAAaggaatttaaattaagttacaaTGAGTACTATTGCAACATAATGAAGGGGTTTAACCactgattgaaacacacacaaaaatgtgtaaaagcaacaaacaaaaaaacgttttatgtgACTGTCCCACATTACCTGATCGTGTCACCCACACTGTCGGCCCGCTTCCGGCTGAATGTTGGCACAATCGGCTGAAGTCCGGGTCGGCTGAAGTATTGTCTCACTTGGTCGGGCCCACTCTGGCATGGTGTAGTCGTACTGACTACATCATACTGTACCTGGCCCGATTATGGTTCAAATGATGCGTTACGTTGTTGATGCAAAGCTTCAGCCTGAGTGTCGGCACTATCGGCTGAAGTCCGGGTTGGCTGAAGTAGCCTATACGGTCTCATTAAGTTGGGCCGACTCTGGCATGGTGTCGTACTGATTACATCACACTGTACCTGGCCCGATTATGGTTCAAGTTATGTGTTACGTTGTTGATTCACGAGCATGCTGCTCAGTCTGAGTGTTGTCTCTATCGGCTGAAATCAGGGTTGGCTGAAGCTATACGTTCTCATTAAGTCGGGCCGACTCTGGCATGGTGTAGTTGTACTGACTACATCACTGTACCTGGCCCGATTATGGTTCAAGTTATGTGTTACGTTGTTGATTCACGAGCATGCTTTAGTGTTGGCCCTATATCGGCTGAAGTCCAGTTGGCTGAAGTAGTCTTACGGTCTCATTAAGTCGGCCGATTCTGGCATGGCGTCGTACTGATTACATTGCACTGTACCTGGCCCGATTATGGTTTAAGTTATGTGTTACTGGTGCAATTAAGCGGCGCTTCAGTGGCACCATCGACTGAAGTCCGTGCAGGTCGAACTTCAGCCGATGGTCTCATTAGGTTGGGCCGAGTCTGGCATGGTAGAGTCTAGTCAGCAAACCCATATATGCATTTATTATGTATCCGTGTTTTTTAATTATCTAGGCCTATGTATTTTTCTTCTACTTGCTGATGTCCTACTGGAAACTCCTATCACCATAGGCATATTGGCAAGTTGGATCATCAAAATGTGGCTGGGCCACATCCTTGCTCCAGTTCTGGCTGGGTCTCCGGTCCAAAACTGGCCCACACACTGAAAACAGACACAATTTCCTCCGGCCCAGATGTGGCCCACACCCTGTCTACCATAACTAGATATTTGCGGCAGACAGACATAATACACTATGTGGCCCGATGCTAGTGGAAATTACAGTTTGGAGCCAATTAATATTTGCGGCAGATGTCAATCCAGCCCTAGGCCCGATTCCGTAAAGCGACAATCGGCCCACTACCTCTGGAACGGATACAGGCCGACTGCCGTTAATGACCATCCCGCACTGCAGAGCGCGAAACTGCTCACTTTCGAATTCAGAACCGGtaagtgaagccttgattaaCCCTTTAATTATTAACACATTTTAACTAGCTAAATAGTGTGTGAAATATAGCCTACATTATTTTGTCAGCAATGTAGAATAGCGGACAGATTACAAATATAATCTATTGTTTAAAAGGTATGACCATCCAGTGATTATAGGAGGTAAAGAACAGAATTTccacaaattaaaaaaatagcTAGCATTAGCTCTATAGCTAGCGTTAGTAGGTAGCCTACAGTATCTTCTTTTCACAATCGACCACTGGCTAAACAAGATATTTAGCATAGCTTAAAAGGTAGCCTATATAGTGTTGGTAAATAATGTTTATTTAGCAAGTTTTACAGAAATGTGGTCATGTATTTTTGTCTAGAAGTAATTTAGAGCTACTAAACGTTTTGATGTTGATAGGCTACTCACAACCCTTAAAAAACTTGTATTTAATCAGTAAATCCAATGCTATGGGTAATTTGCCATGTTCCTGAGGCATCTTGGTAATAATGGAGACCAACGATGTCAACGATACTATCAAACTCACTAAGACTTCTACTTCGATTTAGCGCGCATGCACTTGTTGGTTCAAAACGGCTGCAAGTGTAGCGCCATCTAGCGGCGTTTGtaaattgtctttttttttttaagcactaGAAGTATATATATATCCCAGCTATACAAATCATAGTAATTTCGATTTATGTATGACTCTAAATTAGAATGGGGTCATTAAATAAAGTTGGAATTCAATGTATTGATCAATAATTTTCTCTCTAAGACTACAGTAAGTTTGTGTAGTAGTTTGTGTCAGATTTCAGAATGCTACAGTAATTTGATCAACATAGAGCGCTAGAGTATGGAAAAGGCGGCATGGGAGAAGTTTTTCATAACAGAAATATGAATGGACGTAACGTAATGGCAACATTTCTACAAATAAGTCATCAGTAAATCATGTCATGTTTGTCGTTTAATAAATTGACATTTTGAATATGCCATTCACTATGTTCTGCTTAGATTTTAAACAACTTTTATAAACCATTAACTCATTTGTTTTCAATATTTTGAGTGTTTTATATCTATCTATATTTAATTGATTACCACATGCTGTATTTTATAATATAAAcagaaaaatacatgtttataCTGCAACACCATCATGTTGATTTCTCACTTGTTTGTTTCCTCAGGTTGGAGAAAGAAAACGAaagtagaaagaaagaaaaacaactcaggtaaaacatggatagGCGTAGTCTTAGAAAACGAGCAGTTAAAAGGGTGAGTTCTACATTTTCTTCCTTTCCTGGTGAGTCTGCAGCTGTGGATCTAGCCTCCACAGGTCCACAGGCCTGTGGACCTGCAGATAATGCTAGTAATTCAGAGGAATACCAGGATCAAGCTGATGAGGGACTAAAATATGACAGCGAAGATGATTCCCAGGATGATGATGACATGGAAAATGTTAGTCCATCCCTTACTGATTCTCTATGTGACTGGGCAGTTCATTTCAGGGTGTCTTTAGTAGCTTTGACTGCACTTCTGGCCATCTTGAGAGTGTATCATCCTTTTCTACCAAAAGATGCCAGAACTCTACTTAATACGGTTACCTCCTACACCCTCCAAGTTGTTGCTGGTGGTACTTACCACTACATTGGCATTTTAAAAGCTTTTGCAAAAAGCTTTGAAAGAATCTGGTGTCACATTCCTAACAGACATGAATTCAAATTGCAGCTGAATGTTGATGGATTACCTTTGTTTAAGAGTTCCTCAGTCCAGTTCTGGCCAATCCTTGGCTTGATAAAGGGTGTTGTCAAAAAGCCAGTTGTCATTGCTTTGTTTTGTGGCAACTCAAAGCCAAGTTGTCTGGTTGAGTATCTAAAAGATCTTGTCAG of Osmerus mordax isolate fOsmMor3 chromosome 4, fOsmMor3.pri, whole genome shotgun sequence contains these proteins:
- the lmf2a gene encoding lipase maturation factor 2a, translating into MGHNMLPRRMFLWCMAVIYMFAFVSLYLQIPGLYGNEGLLPARWQLRYSGKPLLDQILSSPTLLWLGPKLGLDTHTAMELLCLVGAALSLAATLLESLRDSLVYFCLWVLYLSLYQVGQVFLYFQWDNLLLETGFLCVLVAPLTLVRGSRGVREHDPVTFWLVRWLLFRLMFASGVVKLTSRCPTWWGLTALTYHYETQCIPTPLAWYAHQLPVWWHKLSVVGTFVIEIAAPFLFLCPLRRLRLGAFYMQVLLQVLIITSGNYNIFNLLTLALCLSLLDDQHVHFWLRRSQKPNSCGSKVFSWACLMVELAVWSLMFYGAVICFELQLDWDKGSVRSRTAFTYHQFNQFLKTVTIPSVWLGILSLTWEAVTAMFRCACVQGFLKRFWGTLQWIVFAAAAASIFAVSLVPFTYVEYDSNASLWPGVRRAYEAVDRYQLVNSYGLFRRMTGVGGRPEVVIEASMDRVTWTEIEFMYKPGNMSAPPAVVAPHQPRLDWQMWFAALGPHTQAPWFTSLVYRLLQGKRDVIELIQSDVSRYPFLQQAPSYIRAHRYKYWFTEPKSDGSYPDRWWRRVYSEEFYPTVHLGDTFLESMLSQHGLKDRSPPRRVPEAPLAQAVRWVRSQVRGVSAPLLLWSLFACSATICLLRGLRHSCATKHKHKPTATNSDHTDTIPDGNSSLEEEHQEQEGKELRDDTVEEENCEGNSVAEEDKQMEEDDEEEEGKVSEKDDMEMLRKRNITCEDERQGNSPVS